Proteins encoded together in one Ralstonia insidiosa window:
- the cyoD gene encoding cytochrome o ubiquinol oxidase subunit IV: MSTSQLHAAHVLHADTPAVHGSLRSYIFGLILSIAMTAAAFGVVMYGGLSSATTMAAIVGLCVAQLLVQLAFFLHLGFKPGQRSNAGIFICTALLIVIVVAGSLWVMHNANLNMMPTNMSVERARAKD; encoded by the coding sequence ATGAGCACGTCCCAACTGCATGCCGCTCACGTGCTGCATGCCGATACGCCTGCCGTGCACGGCAGCCTGCGCAGCTACATCTTCGGGCTGATCCTGTCCATCGCCATGACCGCCGCAGCGTTCGGCGTAGTCATGTACGGTGGGCTGTCGTCAGCCACGACCATGGCCGCGATCGTCGGGCTGTGTGTGGCGCAACTGCTGGTCCAGTTGGCGTTCTTCCTGCACCTGGGGTTCAAGCCGGGCCAGCGTAGCAACGCCGGCATCTTCATCTGCACGGCGCTGCTGATCGTGATCGTGGTCGCCGGGTCGCTATGGGTGATGCACAACGCCAACCTCAACATGATGCCGACCAACATGTCAGTCGAGCGGGCGCGCGCGAAGGATTGA
- the cyoC gene encoding cytochrome o ubiquinol oxidase subunit III has protein sequence MTASLAPNVGAAGQGTAHTHAHDHAHHDASTNTTLGFWLYLMSDCLIFAVLFATFGVLSESTAGGPSGRQLFELPFVFAETMLLLVSSFTFGVAMLDQSEAARGRVVRWLLATFVLGAAFVGMELYEFNHLLHEGAGPGVSAYLSAFFTLVGTHGLHVSFGLLWILVMVHQVQRFGLDSVTRRRLACLSLFWHFLDLVWICVFTFVYLREFA, from the coding sequence ATGACTGCTTCACTCGCCCCCAACGTCGGCGCGGCCGGGCAGGGCACCGCCCACACCCACGCGCACGATCACGCCCATCACGACGCCAGCACAAACACCACGCTGGGCTTCTGGCTGTACCTGATGAGCGACTGCCTGATCTTCGCCGTGCTGTTCGCCACCTTCGGCGTGCTGTCGGAGAGCACCGCCGGCGGCCCCAGCGGACGCCAGCTATTCGAGCTGCCCTTTGTGTTTGCCGAAACCATGCTGCTGCTGGTCAGCAGTTTCACCTTCGGCGTCGCCATGCTCGACCAGAGCGAGGCTGCCCGCGGTCGCGTGGTCCGCTGGCTGCTGGCCACCTTCGTGCTGGGCGCAGCCTTTGTCGGCATGGAGCTGTACGAGTTCAACCACCTGCTGCATGAGGGTGCCGGCCCCGGTGTGAGCGCGTATCTGTCGGCGTTCTTCACGCTGGTTGGCACGCATGGTTTGCACGTGTCGTTCGGTCTGCTGTGGATCCTCGTGATGGTTCACCAGGTGCAGCGCTTCGGTCTGGACAGTGTCACGCGCCGGCGGCTGGCATGCCTGAGCCTGTTCTGGCACTTCCTGGATCTGGTCTGGATCTGTGTGTTTACCTTCGTCTACCTCCGGGAGTTCGCATGA